A window from Gemmatimonadales bacterium encodes these proteins:
- the atpD gene encoding F0F1 ATP synthase subunit beta: MATAIATEQPGRAAETLKNVGHVVQVIGPVLDVEFEPEHLPEIYNALIIEDATAAVPVRLTAEVQQHIGRNQVRAVAMSSTDGVTRGMQVTDTGQPITAPVGNVALGRILNVLGEPVDGGAPLPPDTERWPIHRETPKFTDLEPKTEIFETGIKVVDLIAPFVKGGKIGLFGGAGVGKTVVILELINNVAKAHGGKSVFSGVGERTREGNDLYLEMTESNVIKSCALVFGQMNEPPGARLRVGLTGLTIAEYFRDVEGQDVLLFIDNIFRFTQAGSEVSALLGRMPSAVGYQPTLATEMGDLQERITSTNKGSITSVQAIYVPADDLTDPAPATAFAHLDATVVLSRAISELGIYPAVDPLDSGSRILDAQYVGERHYNVAIGLQRTLQRYKSLQDIIAILGMDELSEEDKLIVARARRLQRFLSQPFFVAEQFTGFPGKYVKLEDTISSFERVLSGEFDHLPEQAFYMVGGLDEAVEKAKKLASS; the protein is encoded by the coding sequence ATGGCCACCGCTATCGCTACCGAGCAGCCCGGCCGAGCCGCCGAGACCCTGAAGAACGTTGGTCACGTGGTCCAGGTCATCGGGCCGGTGCTCGACGTCGAATTCGAGCCGGAGCACCTGCCGGAGATCTACAACGCGCTCATCATCGAAGACGCCACGGCGGCCGTGCCGGTGCGTCTTACCGCCGAAGTGCAGCAGCACATCGGCCGGAACCAGGTGCGCGCCGTCGCCATGAGCAGCACCGATGGGGTGACCCGCGGCATGCAGGTGACCGACACGGGCCAACCGATCACCGCCCCGGTGGGCAACGTCGCGCTGGGCCGGATCCTCAACGTGCTGGGCGAGCCGGTGGACGGCGGCGCGCCGCTGCCGCCGGACACCGAGCGGTGGCCGATCCATCGCGAGACACCCAAATTCACCGACCTCGAGCCCAAGACCGAGATCTTCGAGACCGGGATCAAGGTGGTCGACCTGATCGCCCCGTTCGTGAAGGGCGGCAAGATCGGGCTCTTCGGTGGCGCCGGGGTAGGCAAGACGGTCGTCATCCTGGAGCTGATCAACAACGTCGCCAAGGCGCACGGCGGCAAGTCGGTCTTCTCCGGTGTGGGCGAGCGGACCCGCGAGGGCAACGACCTCTACCTGGAGATGACCGAGAGCAACGTCATCAAGTCCTGCGCGCTGGTGTTCGGCCAGATGAACGAGCCGCCGGGCGCCCGGCTCCGAGTCGGCCTCACCGGCCTCACCATCGCCGAGTACTTCCGCGACGTCGAAGGCCAGGACGTGCTGCTGTTCATCGACAACATCTTCCGCTTCACCCAGGCGGGCTCCGAGGTCTCCGCGCTGCTCGGCCGGATGCCCAGCGCGGTGGGATATCAGCCGACCCTGGCCACCGAGATGGGCGACCTGCAGGAGCGGATCACCTCGACCAACAAAGGCTCGATCACCTCGGTGCAGGCGATCTACGTGCCGGCCGACGACCTGACCGACCCGGCGCCGGCCACCGCGTTCGCCCACCTCGATGCCACGGTCGTGCTCTCCCGGGCCATCTCCGAGCTGGGCATCTATCCAGCGGTCGATCCGCTGGACAGCGGCAGCCGCATCCTCGACGCGCAGTACGTCGGCGAGCGGCACTACAACGTGGCCATCGGCCTGCAGCGCACCCTGCAGCGCTACAAGAGCCTGCAGGACATCATCGCGATCCTGGGCATGGACGAGCTGAGCGAGGAGGACAAGCTGATCGTGGCCCGCGCACGGCGGCTCCAGCGCTTCCTCTCCCAGCCGTTCTTCGTCGCCGAGCAGTTCACCGGCTTCCCCGGGAAGTACGTCAAGCTGGAGGACACGATCTCCAGCTTCGAGCGCGTGCTGTCCGGCGAG